In one Rhea pennata isolate bPtePen1 chromosome 15, bPtePen1.pri, whole genome shotgun sequence genomic region, the following are encoded:
- the INTS1 gene encoding integrator complex subunit 1 isoform X3 codes for MNRPKAAAVRRPSAVPKPSAHPPPGDFIALGSKGQSSDSKAAVTLLKPAPSGLPSERKREGGAALGGAAGLTGLTKRPKLSSTPPLSALGRLAEAAVAEKRAISPSIKEPSVIPIEVVPTVLLDEIEAAEAEGNDDRIEGVLCGAVKQLKMNRAKPDTTLYLSLMYLAKIKPNIFATEGVIEALCSLLRRDASINFKAKGNSLVSVLACNLLMAAYEEDENWPEIFVKVYIEDSLGERIWVDSPHCKTFVDNIQTAFNTKMPPKSMLLHGEVGRSGGDLSAGSSPHPSMTEEEDSQSELLIAEEKMSPEQEGQLMPRYEDLAESVEEYVLDMLRDQLNRRQPMDNVSRNLLRLLTATCGYKEVRQMAVQRLEMWLQNPKLTKPAQDLLMSVCMNCNTHSSEDMEVISNLIKIRLKPKVLLNHYMLCVRELLNAHRDNLGTTIKFVIFNELSNARNPNNMQILYTVLQHSSEQAPKYLAMVFQDLLTTKDDYLRASRALLREIIKQTKHEINFQAFCLGLMQERKEAQYSEMEFKERFVIHITDLLAVSMMLGITAQVKEAGIAWDKGEKKNLEVLRSFQNQIAAIQRDAVWWLHTVVPSISKLAPKDYVHCLHKVLFTEQPETYYKWDNWPPESDRNFFLRLCSEVPILEDTLMRILVIGLSRDLPLGPADAMELADHLVKRAAAVQADDVEVLRVERIQLIDAVLNLCTYHHPENIQLPPGYQPPNLAISTLYWKAWPLLLVVAAFNPENIGLAAWEEYPSLKMLMEMVMTNNYSYPPCTLTDEEKCTEMINRELQISQREKQEILAFEGHLAAASTKQTITESSSLLLSQLTSLDPQGPPRRPPPHVLEQVKSLNQSLRLGHLLCRSRHPDFLLNIIQRQASSQSMPWLADLVQSSEGSLDVLPVQCLCEFLLHDAADEPTSGEEEEEGESKEQRAKKRQRQQKQRQLLGRLQDLLLGPKADEQTTCEVLDYFLRRLSSSQVASRVLAMKGLSLVLSEGGMRDGEEKDHPMEEDSGDSELLQGYQWLLRDLPRLPLFDSVRATTALALQQAIHMETDPQTISAYLVYLSQHAPVEEQGQHNDLALYVARLIVERSTIMSHLFSKLSYCAESDAVLVALLSIFSRYIKRMRQSKEGEEVYSWSESQDQVFLRWTSGETATMHILVVHAMVILLTLGPPQGDGDFYTLLDIWFPEKKPLPTAFLVDTSEEALLLPDWLKLRMIRSEVPRLVDAALQDLEPQQLLLFVQSFGIPVSSMSKLLQYLDQAVSHDPQTLEQNIMDKNYMAHLVEVQHERGATGGQTFHSLLTASLPARRDSAETARSKSSPENSQSQSRIRALSQIRVLGPEDDLAGIFLQLFPLNPDPRWQNSNLRPLALALQQALGQELARIRQGNAQVTGITARLLQAVAALMNSPHSGALVMAMHRNHFISCPLMRQLYQYQRCMPQDTAFSSLFFKVLMQMLQWLENPAVEEGPLRAQLKAFAVQYSSRHRINDVRGGFLHLTEALTFRRDTDLISSTVRAIIATLKSGEKCNVEPELISTVLQGLIETHSPYLEELLTVLFSATVETTTRFPAMKPITVVSSLLLQDKEETPVKKELDSCSTEATWLGPSSGLLNDWLEMLDPEVISSCPDLQQRLLFSWNKAGSQVPSFRPYLLALLTHQSSWTTLHQCIRLLLCRNREQSRFDPTASLDFLWACIHIPRIWQGRDQRTPQKRREEFVLHLKASELISMVELILAEAETRYQNTEEASCTLIQSRLPLLLSCSHGDLENIKKVTEYLTSCIQQWGSSSVGKCCQDLLLQIYLQLPELLVPMPEMLLTSEGARDSSTCKLDALVHRFITLLADTSDSKSSESRVWDANMACRKLAVAHPILLLRHLPMIAALLHGRVHLNFQEFRQQNHLTFFIHVLGILELLQPQVFQNEHQAALWDCLLSFIRLLLNYRKSSRHLAAFISKFVQFIHKYITCNAQAAVSFLQKHSDPLHDLSSDNSDLAVLKSLLAGLSLPSKSGILDRGSEEEKDDEAAAGSLPLVSVSLFTPLTPAEMAPYMKRLSRGQTVEDILEVLTDIDEMSRRRPEILSFFATNLQKLMSSSEESCRNLAFSLALRSIQNNPSIAADFLPTFMYCLGSRDFEVVQTALRNLPEYTLLCQEHAAVLLHRAFLVGMYGQIDTSSQISEALKVLHMEAMI; via the exons ATGAACCGGCCGAAGGCGGCCGCCGTGCGGCGGCCCAGCGCCGTGCCCAAGCCGTCCG CTCACCCGCCGCCGGGGGACTTCATCGCCCTGGGCTCCAAAGGGCAGAGCAGCGACTCCAAAGCCGCCGTCACCTTGCTCAAGCCGGCCCCGTCCGGGCTGCCCTCGGAGCGCAAGCGGGAGGGCGGCGCTGCCCtcgggggcgccgcggggctcaCGGGCCTCACCAAGCGCCCCAAGCTCTCCTCCACGCCGCCGCTGAGCGCCCTGGGACGCCTGGCCGAGGCGGCCGTGGCGGAGAAGCGAGCCATCTCGCCCTCCATCAAGGAGCCATCTGTCATCCCCATCGAAG TTGTCCCGACAGTGCTGCTGGATGAAATTgaggcagcagaggcagaaggcaATGACGACCGTATCGAGGGGGTGCTGTGTGGAGCAGTGAAGCAGCTCAAAATGAATAGAGCCAAACCTGATACTACGCTGTACCTGAGCCTCATGTACCTGGCAAAAATCAAACCCAACATATTTGCAACTGAAGGGGTTATTGAG GCATTGTGCAGTCTACTCCGAAGAGATGCCTCCATCAATTTCAAAGCCAAAGGGAATAGCCTGGTGTCTGTCTTGGCCTGCAACCTTCTCATGGCTGCTTACGAGGAGGATGAGAACTGGCCAGAGATCTTTGTCAAG GTTTACATTGAGGATTCCCTTGGGGAACGCATCTGGGTGGATAGCCCTCACTGCAAGACATTTGTGGATAACATTCAAACAGCCTTTAACACGAAGATGCCCCCTAAGAGCATGTTGTTGCATGGGGAAGTGGGACGTAGCGGAGGGGACCTTAGTGCTG GGAGTAGCCCGCATCCCTCCATGACAGAGGAAGAAGACAGCCAGAGCGAGTTGCTGattgcagaggagaaaatgagCCCAGAGCAGGAGGGCCAGCTCATGCCCAG GTACGAGGACCTTGCAGAGAGCGTGGAGGAATACGTCCTAGACATGCTGCGGGACCAACTCAACCGCCGCCAGCCGATGGATAATGTCTCCAGGAATCTGCTTCGTCTGCTGACCGCAACCTGCGGCTACAAAGAGGTCCGACAAATGGCTGTGCAAAGGCTGGAGATGTGGTTGCAAAATCCAAAG TTGACCAAGCCAGCACAGGACTTGCTAATGTCAGTTTGCATGAACTGCAACACCCATAGCTCAGAGGACATGGAAGTTATCTCCAACCTGATCAAAATTCGTCTCAAACCAAAAGTGCTTCTCAACCACTACATGCTGTGTGTTAG AGAGCTGCTGAATGCGCACAGGGATAACCTGGGCACTACAATTAAGTTCGTAATTTTCAATGAATTGTCAAATGCAAGAAATCCCAACAACATGCAGATCCTGTACACTGTGCTGCAACATAGCTCAGAGCAAGCTCCAAAG TACCTGGCAATGGTGTTCCAGGATCTTTTGACTACTAAAGATGATTACCTGCGGGCTTCGCGGGCGCTGCTCCGAGAGATcatcaaacaaacaaagcatGAGATCAACTTCCAGGCCTTCTGCCTGGGACTCATGCAGGAACGAAAGGAGGCCCAGTACTCAGAAATGGAATTCAAG GAGCGGTTTGTTATCCATATTACTGATCTATTAGCTGTCTCCATGATGCTTGGTATCACAGCGCAGGTGAAGGAAGCTGGAATTGCTTGggacaaaggagagaaaaaga ACCTGGAAGTGCTGCGCTCTTTCCAGAATCAAATTGCTGCAATCCAGCGAGATGCCGTCTGGTGGCTTCATACGGTTGTTCCATCTATCAGCAAGCTAGCTCCAAAGGACTATGTGCACTG CCTCCACAAGGTGCTCTTCACTGAACAGCCAGAGACGTACTACAAATGGGACAACTGGCCCCCTGAGAGTGACCGCAA CTTCTTCCTTCGCCTCTGCTCTGAGGTGCCCATCCTTGAAGATACACTGATGCGAATCCTTGTCATTGGTTTGTCACGGGACCTTCCTCTTGGCCCTGCGGATGCCATGGAGCTCGCTGACCACTTGGTAAAGCGGGCTGCGGCTGTGCAAGCAGATG ATGTCGAGGTCCTGAGGGTAGAGAGAATCCAGCTGATTGATGCAGTCTTAAATCTGTGCACTTACCACCATCCAGAGAATATTCAGCTACCCCCAGG TTACCAGCCTCCAAATCTAGCCATTTCTACCCTCTACTGGAAAGCCTGGCCCCTTCTCCTTGTAGTGGCTGCATTTAATCCTGAAAACATTG GCCTGGCTGCGTGGGAAGAGTACCCCTCTCTAAAGATGCTCATGGAAATGGTCATGACCAA TAATTATTCATATCCTCCATGTACTTTGACGGATGAGGAGAAGTGCACAGAGATGATTAACCGTGAGCTTCAAATCTcccagagggaaaagcaggAGATTCTTGCATTTGAAGGTCATCTGGCTGCTGCCTCCACAAAGCAAACAAttacagagagcagcagcctcctgctgtCCCAGCTGACAAGTCTGGACCCTCA GGGTCCCCCACGCAGACCTCCGCCACATGTCCTCGAGCAAGTGAAAAGCCTGAATCAGTCATTGCGCTTGGGCCACCTACTGTGTCGCAGTCGTCATCCTGATTTTCTTCTCAACATCATTCAAAGACAG GCCTCGTCACAGTCGATGCCATGGCTGGCAGATCTGGTTCAGTCCAGTGAGGGCTCATTGGATGTCCTACCGGTGCAGTGCCTTTGTGAGTTCTTGCTTCATGATGCTGCTGATGAGCCAACCTCAggtgaagaggaggaggagggtgagaGTAAAGAGCAACGTGCCAAGAAACGCCAG AGACAACAGAAACAGCGACAGTTGCTTGGACGTTTGCAAGATTTGCTCTTGGGTCCTAAAGCAGATGAGCAGACAACCTGTGAGGTGCTTGACTATTTCCTGCGCCGCCTGAGTTCCTCCCAGGTTGCTTCACGGGTCCTGGCCATGAAG ggccTGTCTTTGGTGCTGTCAGAAGGGGGAATGCGtgatggagaggagaaagatcACCCCATGGAAGAAGACTCCGGTGATTCTGAACTGCTCCAGGGATATCAATGGCTGCTAAGAGACCTCCCAAGGCTGCCGCTGTTTGACAGTGTTAGAGCAACAACAGCTCTTGCCTTGCAACAG GCCATCCACATGGAGACAGATCCCCAGACCATCAGTGCTTACCTGGTGTACCTCTCCCAGCATGCCCCAGTGGAGGAGCAGGGACAGCACAATGACCTTGCTCTG TATGTGGCCCGGCTCATAGTGGAGCGCTCTACCATCATGTCTCACCTCTTCTCCAAGCTTTCGTACTGTGCTGAGTCGGATGCAGTGCTTGTTGCTCTCCTCTCCATCTTTTCTCGCTACATCAAACGTATGCGCCAGAGTAAGGAGGGTGAAGAGGTGTACAGCTGG TCGGAGTCCCAGGATCAGGTGTTCCTTCGCTGGACTAGTGGGGAAACGGCCACTATGCACATCCTTGTGGTTCATGCCATGGTTATTCTTCTGACATTAGGGCCACCTCAAG GCGATGGTGATTTTTACACCTTATTGGATATATGGTTCCCGGAGAAAAAGCCTCTGCCTACTGCTTTTCTGGTTGACACCTCAGAGGAggctctgctgctccctgacTGGCTAAAGTTGCGCATGATCCGTTCTGAAGTCCCACGTCTTGTGGATGCAG CCTTGCAGGACCTGGAGccacagcagctgcttctctttgtTCAGTCCTTTGGAATCCCAGTTTCTAGCATGAGCAAACTTTTGCAGTACCTGGATCAGGCAGTATCTCATGACCCACAGACACTGGAGCAAAACATCATGGACAAGA ACTACATGGCTCACCTTGTGGAGGTTCAGCATGAGAGAGGAGCTACAGGAGGCCAGACTTTCCACTCCCTGCTCACTGCATCCTTACCAGCCCGCCGAG ACAGTGCTGAGACAGCACGATCAAAATCTAGTCCTGAGAACTCTCAAAGCCAGAGCCGAATACGGGCCTTGAGTCAGATTCGGGTTCTGGGCCCAGAAGATGATTTGGCAGGGATCTTTCTGCAG CTCTTCCCACTAAATCCAGACCCACGGTGGCAGAACTCAAACCTACGCCCACTTGCCCTGGCATTGCAGCAAGCCCTAGGGCAGGAACTGGCTCGCATCCGCCAGGGGAATGCTCAAGTGACTGGGATCACAGCACGACTTCTCCAGGCAGTGGCTGCGCTGATGAACTCCCCACACAGCGGTGCGTTGGTGATGGCAATGCATCGCAACCACTTCATCTCCTGCCCTCTGATGCGCCAGTTGTACCAATATCAG CGCTGCATGCCACAGGACACTGCCTTCTCCTCACTCTTCTTCAAAGTTCTCATGCAGATGCTGCAGTGGTTGGAGAACCCTGCAGTGGAAGAAGGTCCCCTGCGTGCTCAGCTGAAGGCCTTTGCTGTGCAGTATTCCTCACGGCACAGGATCAATGATG TTCGAGGTGGCTTTCTGCACCTTACAGAAGCACTGACTTTCCGTCGTGACACTGACTTGATCAGCTCCACAGTACGTGCCATCATTGCAACCCTGAAATCAGGAGAAAAATGTAATGTGGAGCCAGAGCTCATCAGCACGG TCCTTCAAGGTCTGATTGAAACTCACTCTCCATACTTGGAAGAACTCCTGACTGTCCTCTTCTCAGCTACTGTTGAGACTACCACCAGGTTTCCTGCCATGAAACCAATTACTGTGGTGAGCTCCTTGTTGCTCCAGGACAAAGAGGAGACACCAGTGAAAAAGGAGCTGGATAGCTGCAG cacTGAAGCTACTTGGCTAGGACCCTCTTCTGGCCTTCTCAATGACTGGCTGGAGATGTTGGACCCAGAAGTGATCAGCAGCTGCCCTGATCTCCAACAGAGGCTACTGTTCTCCTGGAACAAA GCAGGGTCGCAGGTGCCCTCCTTCCGCCCATATCTCTTGGCTCTTCTCACTCACCAGTCCAGCTGGACCACACTGCACCAGTGCATCAGgcttctgctttgcagaaacaGGGAGCAAAG CAGGTTTGACCCAACTGCATCCTTGGATTTTTTGTGGGCCTGTATTCATATCCCTCGGATTTGGCAGGGAAGGGACCAAAGAACTCCTCAG AAGCGTCGTGAGGAATTTGTGCTCCACCTTAAGGCATCAGAGTTGATCAGCATGGTGGAGCTGATCTTGGCTGAAGCAGAAACCAGATAccaaaacacagaagaggcCTCCTGCACACTCATCCAGTCACGACTGCCCTTGTTGCTCAGTTGTTCTCATGGGGACCTTGAGAACATCAAAAAAGTGACAGAGTATCTGACCAGCTGTATCCAGCAGTGGGGAAGCAG CTCTGTGGGAAAATGCTGCCAAGACCTTCTCCTGCAGATCTACCTTCAGCTACCtgagctgcttgtgcctatgccTGAGATGCTTCTGACCAGTGAAGGAGCCAGAGATAGCAGCACTTGCAAG CTCGATGCCCTGGTTCACAGATTCATCACCCTCCTTGCAGACACCAGTGACTCCAAGTCATCAGAAAGCCGTGTGTGGGATGCTAACATGGCCTGCAGGAAACTAGCTGTAGCTCATCCCATCCTACTTCTTAG GCACTTGCCAATgattgcagctctgctgcatggCCGTGTTCACCTCAATTTCCAGGAGTTCAGGCAGCAGAACCACTTGACCTTCTTCATCCACGTCTTGGGGATCCTAGAGCTACTCCAGCCGCAGGTCTTCCAGAACGAACACCAGGCGGCACTATGGGACTGTCTCCTGTCTTTCATCCGCCTGCTGCTG AACTACAGGAAGTCTTCACGGCACCTGGCTGCCTTCATCAGCAAGTTTGTCCAGTTTATCCACAAGTACATCACATGCAACGCCCAGGCAGCTGTCTCCTTCCTGCAGAAACACTCGGATCCACTCCA TGACCTGTCATCAGACAACAGTGACCTAGCAGTGCTGAAGTCCCTTCTGGCTGGGCTGAGTCTGCCTAGTAAGAGTGGCATCTTGGACAGAggctctgaagaagaaaaggatg ATGAAGCAGCTGCTGGCTCTCTCCCTCTTGTCAGTGTGTCTCTCTTCACTCCTCTCACCCCAGCTGAAATGGCACCATACATGAAGAGGCTTTCCAGAGGCCAAACTGTTGAGG ACATCCTGGAGGTGCTGACAGACATTGATGAAATGTCCAGACGGAGGCCAGAGATTCTATCCTTTTTTGCT ACAAACCTGCAGAAGCTGATGAGCTCATCAGAGGAGTCTTGCCGCAACCTGGCCTTTAGCCTGGCCTTGCGCTCCATTCAGAACAACCCCAG TATTGCTGCAGACTTTCTTCCCACCTTCATGTACTGCCTTGGTAGCCGTGACTTTGAGGTGGTGCAAACAGCATTGAGGAACCTGCCTGAATACACCCTTCTCTGCCAAG AACACGCAGCAGTGTTACTGCACAGGGCCTTTCTGGTTGGGATGTATGGCCAGATCGACACTAGCTCTCAGATATCGGAGGCCTTGAAGGTTCTGCACATGGAAGCCATGATATGA